tctaggtctttgattactttttagttaatttttgtatatggtttggAGTAGGGATTCACCTTCATTCTTTGACAGGTAGGTAAACCAGTTgccccagtaccatttgttgaaaagactattctttcccatTGGATTATCTTGGAGCCTCTGTTAGAAATCacttgaccataaatgtgagggcttatttctggactctaaatTCCATTCATTTACTACATATCTATCCTTATGCCGGGACCACACTGTCttagttactgtagctttgtattaaGTTTCTAAATCAGAAATTGTGGGTCCTCCAactttgtacttctttttaaaagttggtttggctattctgtgtcctttgaattctatatgaattttaggatgagtttgtcagtttctacaaagaagccagctgagttttgatagggattacattaaatctgagatcaatttggggagtattaccatcttagcaatattatgtctttttatcttgaacatggaatgtctttccatctatttTGGTCTTCTTCAGTTTgtgtcaacaatgttttatagttttcagttccttgcagtttgttggttaaatttattgccaAGTATtgtattccttttgatgctattgtaagttgaatttttaaatttcatgttcaTATTTTTCATTGCTACTATATAGAAGTTcaattgatttttgtctattgatcttatatcctgaaCCCTTGCAGCACTCATACTCTAATAGATTTTTggggattccttaggattttctgtatacaagataatgtcatctataaataaagatcattttactttttctcttctaatctagatgccttttatttcattttctttcctaattgcccTGGTTGGGacctccagtacagtgttgaatagaagtggcaagagtggaatccttgtcttgttttaaagtgtgattttgattttcatttctgacAACTTTCAAACTTTGGTGGTATTTCAAATTCCTTTCACCTTCTATATGATCTTATTTGGGAATATACAAAGTGAACTCTCTGAGGGCATTTTCTGTTGCTTACTTTTCTATAAGACTGGAAATGAATAGGTTTTCATTCCAAAGTAAGTGCTTATTAGTAATGAGTTACCTTGGTTTTTCATGCATAATTctgaaatattattgttatttaccATCTACTAAAGTCCTACATTATAGACCAAACCCTAAAGATAGTGTAAAACTTGTTTCTGGTTTTACAGAGTTTATTTTGAGATGACTCAGGATAAAAAGCAAACTGTAGTTCTAATACAgtgatagaaatgaaaaataaacattatggGATGAGCCCCATGGTTTCCTTAATATGTCAAGAGCCATTTTGTGAGGAGGAGCAAAGGTTAATTCTCCCTAATGATAAACATAACGCCAACATCCTAATTTATGTTAACCAGCTATGGATATTTTTGTGAAtatatctgtcttttaaaatgagtattttttcagCTATTCCAACTTTGTGATGGATTCTGCAAATTTCAGATAATCAAATAGCCTTCAAATGTAATATTGTGCTTCAATTTTCAAAGGATTGTCCCTGGTTTTAGTGTTTCAGAATTTCATTTACGTTCAGATCAGCAAACATAAATTGGCTGTTTATAATATGCTGGTGCTATACTGGGTACTAGGATATGAAGCTCATTAAGTCCTTGTCCTCAAAAAGTTCACTTTCTAGCATGGATAAATAATCAGTGTTTACCTTTTATGATTTCTTAGGCTTTGTTCATCATTTCcagattcttttttaatctggctacttgctcttttctctcttgattaTTTCTCAGAAGCTTTAttagcttttctgttttctgggtGTAGACATTTTCCCTGGAGTAGGACATTATGAGTCATTTAGGCGATAGCAGCTTATTGAAGTTTCTTCAGGGAACAGTGTATATAGGAGTTAGCAAACTTTTTGTTatagggccagatggtaaatattttaggccttttGGGCCACATACAATCTCTTTTTTTGGCatagtgtttttttgttttttaaaataaccttttaGTATGGAAAGATCATTCTTAGTTTGTAGGCTTACAAAAATAGGCTATAGTCTCCAACCCCAATCTATACTAcctttctgaaaatatattttgcagaCCACTAACTCCACTAGATGGTCCTTGTAAAAAGCATTccatggtcaaataaatttggcAAGTGTTGTTTCTCTTGGAGATTTATAAGGctcattagcatattaaagaattttaaaagcactcTGTATATAAGTTTTTTTCCTTGGAGCTTTGTGGGTTTGTGTTGTGTATGTGGgtgttgtgtatatgtgtgtgtggtgtatgctCGCGCACGCATGGTTGTATTACCTACTTACACACCATAGAACTAGTTTCTCAGCATGCCTGCCTATATAAAATTTCTAGATTATCTCCTgatcataatttataattaatcaCAGACatgtttttcagttattttcttctaaattcacTGCTTTGTCTATACGTACTCAAAAgttcatttacaaatattctatattggggctggcccagtggcgtggtggttaagtttgcatgctatgctttggtggcccagggttcatgggctcagatcccaggcgccgacctacacactgctcatcaagccacattgtggaggcatcccacgtacaaaaagaggaagattggcacagatgttggctcagggccaatcttcctcacccccacctccctctcgccccccaccaaaaaaaaaagttctacatACTTTATGGCAAATTGAATTGTAAGTTTGGAATTTAAATGTGCAAAAAGAACCAGAGTATTTGATTTCTCAGCAGTTTTCTCTATTATCATTttatgacacttttttttttctcttacccaGGAAAAGTGGGTTGAAGTTGCCTCAATGAAAGTGCCCAGAGCAGGCATGTGTGTTGTGGCAGTCAATGGGCTTCTGTATGTTTCTGGAGGTCGATCTTCCAGCCATGATTTCTTGGCCCCAGGTACCTTGGACTCAGTTGAAGTTTATAACCCTCATTCAGATACATGGACAGAAATCGGTAACATGATCACCAGTCGTTGTGAAGGAGGTGTTGCTGTGTTATGAAATGGAAAGCATAAGAGAGCacaagaaacattttgaaaatacagaatctgaccttttgcaaatcacatatgtATTTGGTGACAGGACCCTCTGATTCTATTGAATTTTCCATGTTTTGGTAGATAAATAACTAAAGAATGATTCTTCTAAGAATTTAAGTAAGAAAGGATATGGTATATATCCTAAATCAATGAAGAGCTCACAAAAATTTGCCAGCTCTACCAACAGAAATGCTGTTTATGCTCTACTCCAGTTAGGGGTAGAGTCCTATTTGTAAAAATGATTTGCTAGAAGCTTCTTGGCAAATAGCCCCTCTAAATGCTTCTCCAGTGCAATTCAAGCTGTAACATGACCCTTATGTGATAAAAGACTATTAGTGAGACACTTTAAAGATATCTGTACATTCATGATTCAATCCAGAGCACAATTTTCTGTGGCCATAGTTTAACCTACAGAGAAAAGCCAATGAAACAACTTCCTACTTTTGATGGCCAGGAGTGTTCACTAGCCCCAAACTTTTTATTGGCAGCATATATACTGGGAGGACATGTGGGAAATATCCAGCAATTTATTTAGATAGATAAGTTTTCACCTGGTGATAACAGCATTAAAAAAGCTTTTGCTCACTTACGTTTTCTGTCTTCATGCTGAGAATGCAAGTGAGCAATTTATAGGAGGTTTTTAGAGATAGTCCTTTATTGCAATAGGATGATGTAATGGGTGATAGAGCCCAGCAGGTGGTATGTGCCTAGTAAATTTCTTCCCTATTTTCTAAAGTCACCAAAAATATGTTTGGCTTTGGGAAGAGAGAATTGTATTAGATTATCAAGCTTTGAGAAGCCTACTTGTACTTGGGCAAGCCGAAGTATGAGCTTTCTACAAAGCTACTGCCTGGTTTGGAGAAGGTGGAATTGTAGGTACCTGTGAAACTTTTTATAGACACTGACTCATAAGTCTAAGTTGAAAGACCTCTGATCCAAAACTTCTCTTTTCCCCCTGAGAAGCATTCTAAAGAATTGTTCTCTGTCTGCTTCTGAGAGGAAGTTTCTCCATGTACATGATCATCACTTCTGTTATTTCTACTACTCAGTTGGAGCCATGTCTATTAAAGGTCTTTCATACATTTAGGTTTCCCTGCTGATTCCAGGATTTGATTTGTATATCcctgatttcctcttttctttactAAAGTCCTTCAACATACTGTTACAGGCATCAGCAGCTTATTTAGATAGAAAACCTTTGGTAAGCATTAGACTCAGGTTGCactcatatccaaaatatttggaTTGGCCCACAAGGATACTTTCTTTCATAACTTAACCATATGCATGTTTTAAGAAAAGCTTAGGTACTACAGACAGAAAACTCTGTGTCCCTTTCTTTGGGGCATCCTGAGTCTGAAGGGTCACAGATGCCTGGTTGGTATCTGTAAAATGTCAAGGAATGAAGTATCAAGATGATTTGTAGATTATTTAAGCTCTAACTCATGTGCCTTTAATATTTCTAGTTACAGAGAATCTGCATTCTGGTTCAAAAGAGCTTTATAAAATGCTCCTATAATTGAAGCCATTATATAATTGGCACCATTATTACGTGGTCCCAACCTAAAATGGCACTGTGAAGGGAGGCATTTTGTATGCTGTGGCAGAAATGTAATGTCAAGACAATCAGTGTTTGCGCTTAATAGATGCAGACAATCCCTGAAAATAGGTAATTGTAAACATGCTTATTATTTCCTAAGTAATGacagattgttttaaaaagaatgtacTAATAAAGTATCTCGATTTTTGATTTTCCTTGTATTACTTTAGTTTATTAGTAGTGTTGCTGAATTACCAAACTGTACTAGGATTGCCCatgttttttagtgttttaacGTTATGGACTTGCACatttagtattatatttaatttctgttttctgagcAACTGTTAACATGctcttcctccaaaatattcGACAATTCAATATGTTTCTAAATATCCTGTCCATTTTACTTAAAATCAAATGTACTTAAAGAATCATACGCTGCAAATTCACGTGCAAAATGCATTCACCTATATTTGCTTAGTGAAATTGGGCAATTAGCCTAAAAATATGACTTGCCCCTATTCTGAAAGATAATGAATTTAGTTGAGATCAGAGAAAAGTTTTAAGTTTGTATAGTCTTCATGCAGTTTAGGAGAAGAAAAGTGAGTTTCCTTGCCGGAACACTTAATGAGTAGAATCTGTGAAAGATCATCTGAAGAGTATGAGCTTTCTCTCCTTCACTATCAGGCGTCATAAACTATTCTCTACATTAATAAACGATCGTGTGGCGGTTGCAGCCATGGGCTTTAACTGGTAAGGTTCTCAATGATCAGAACAAGGTCTAGCTCGATAGTGTAtttgtttgctagggctgctgtaacaaattaccacagaaatttaaacaacagaatttattgtctcagttttggaggctggaagtctgaaatcaaggtgttggtagagTTGGTTCCTTGTGAGGGCTAAGATGGAGGGCTctgttccaggcttctctccttggcatgTAGATGGCAATCTTCACATTCACATCCCGTTCTCCCTGTTTGTGTTTGTCTCTAAATTTTCCCTTGTTATAAAAACACTGGTAATATTACATTACAGCCTACtgttatgacctcattttaaccttATTACTtctataaagaccctatctccaaatatggacacattctgaggtattgaggattaggacttcaacatgtaattcaacccataacaagtgtgtaagaaaataaacatgttacCACTCTAGATCCTGATCTCTTCACAGCAAGAATCATTAGAGTAGAAATCACatgtatataatttacttatgaAATTTAACTAATATTTGAATACGTATATTATGCAAAAATAACACATACCAGGTGATACCATTTCCTGATTTATATTCTTacaccatttaaaatgtttttctttttttatgagacTAAGACTCCCAAGAGACTAGCTTTTCAAGTTAGAATCCAGGGTGTtgcttttgccattttaaaaaagcttctctggggccagccctgtggcagagtggttgagttcgcacacttggcttcggtggcccagggtttcgctggttctgatcctgggtgcggacatggcaccgctcatcaggccatgcagaggcagcgtcccacatagcacaaccagaaggacccacaactagaatatacaactacgtgctggggggcttggggaaaaaaaacattggcaacagatgttagctcaggtgccaatcttttaaaaaaaaaaaagattgtaaaagGCTTCTCTGAGTCAACATGTAAAACTAGATGGCCCTGCTCTTTACAACATCAAGGTGGCTCCAGCTTGACTTTTCCTAATTTATATGTACTAGTGGCTTTattcttttaactatttttgacCAGCTGGTGTTATGTTTCATGATTAGGAGATAAGTTGCATCAATACTCTGCCAAATATCCtgataaaaactggaaaatatattcaGCTTTTCTTTGAACATGGCTTCTCCTTGTGACACTCCCTACTGACTTTAGAGCCACAGATCTTTCAGCTCATATAACTAGGTGATACCAGGTAAAATGAGCTTGGAAATGCAATGCCCAGAGGCAAATGCAATGAAAACTCCACACTGGAACCACCTATTATTTTTAGACACTCATGGATACGAACCTTCCCTCTTGAAGTGGGAGAATcgtgtgtgtttttttccagtgATCACAAGGCTCTAGCAAAAgggatttttcatctttttaaaaatcattttgcatttttcaaaacaattaaaacacTGAACTGTTTAAGTGAATGACTGCATAATTCATAAAAAGACTGAATGAGAACTGTAACCTAATATTACATGAAAAGGACTTATTATGGGTTTTCAAGCTGTTGCTTAAGTAATTCCTATGAAACAaagatttctagaaatgaaaataatctgtGAAGAATAAATTACCATTGGTGGGAAAAAAGAGCCAAATAGGAGAAGTACAGAAAGGTGATGCCAAAACACAACCTTACAAGGCTTGTAGCCAGCATGCTAACATCATCctcatagttttatatttattctgcttgACCTGGTCTCTTGGGTCCTTTCTCTGGATAAATATCTTTAACTAGTAAAGtgattaaaaatgacaaaaaagcCACTGAAGTGACTACTATCCTCAGGGCTTTGAACCAACTGGGATAATGTGGCAAGAGAAAAAGTTCAAAGTGTAATGCTATCCCCAAACCTATTATTACTGTGACTATAGCTTCACTGAGTCTTTCTGAAATAAGGAAGGCAaaccatgaaaacaaaacaggagcAGTACTGTTAGCTAAATTGAGGAAGTCTGGTTTGGCTGGACTACCTTCTGGCAGAGCAAAACCCCACCTGATCCCTCCCAAGAAAGACAGGAAACTGGCTCCATAAGCCATCTGAGTAAAAGCTAATAAGGGGATATAAGTCTTTGTCGTCACCATGACCAGTGGTGGAGCAATGAAGGGGATTAGTCCTGCCAGAGTTATATATAATGCTGGCTTTGGGCTGTCAGGCAGGTAAGTCATGGTGCTCGGGGACCTGGCTGGAACTACTGcttgcttctgcttcttcttAAAGCTGCACGGGGAAGTATGATAGTATTGTGTCTTGCTCATACACACTGGAAATGTTGGGAAAAGCCAAGTCCTtggaaacaaaggggaaaagttCTGCTGGAGACATGTCTTGAGAGAAAACGTATCTATTCTCCTGCTGGCACCTAGTCCGACTGTGAAGGGGTGCTTCAGCATCTATAGAGAAAATAGaaccagaaggaaaaaacagatttaaaaaaaaaatcacccaatgTCTTAGTTAATCCCAATTtgaaacaacataaaaacaaaccatATGCTTTCTGTTGGCATATCGAACTTTACAGAAAGGTTGAACTGACTACAGGGTGAAAATATCACAGGCTAAGACTACTAAACAGCTATACAACATGCAAAGGAAACTACTGAATAGAACCCAGTGATGTTTCTGCCTACCACTAATCTTACCCTGtgagagaaaaatctgaaagagGAACAAGTAAAGACTAAGTCTTTTGTATTTGGCATGCtaaacttttttatttataaattgcaaaaGCAGCAGCACTAATTACTGTGGGAATGctattttatgtatagaaaagcAATCTACCTTCCAGTTTAGCTTTGTAGACAATGCACACTTTTCATAGCTCTGTGCCTTTCCACATGTCTGCCTAGAACTCTAGCTTATTACTTTTCTACCTAGGGAACTCGTCTTATCTTTCCAAATTCAGCTTGAAGCTTTCGCCAATCTGATTTAATGCTCCTATAAGTAAGTACCCTATGCACACTTCCATCATAATTCTCACAATGAATTAAATTGTgtgtttacttgtctgtctcAGCAGACTCAAGAGCCAGgaccatatttttttctttgccttaaaaaaaaaatatccagtgCCTTTCCTGGTACATGGTCAAAGTAATAACCTTTCCTGCTGATTCTGTGCTTTAGTGAGCAGATTCCAGACTTCAACTAGTGAACAGATCAACAGTAACTCAAAAAGTGttggatgaaagaaaaaatgaaacagttaTTTAAGAATCTTGGTGATTCCTCAAAATGGTAGGAATGATTCCACCTTG
This genomic interval from Equus quagga isolate Etosha38 chromosome 5, UCLA_HA_Equagga_1.0, whole genome shotgun sequence contains the following:
- the TMEM69 gene encoding transmembrane protein 69, whose protein sequence is MLRFIKKFSQASSKMLKHPFTVGLGASRRIDTFSLKTCLQQNFSPLFPRTWLFPTFPVCMSKTQYYHTSPCSFKKKQKQAVVPARSPSTMTYLPDSPKPALYITLAGLIPFIAPPLVMVTTKTYIPLLAFTQMAYGASFLSFLGGIRWGFALPEGSPAKPDFLNLANSTAPVLFSWFAFLISERLSEAIVTVIIGLGIALHFELFLLPHYPSWFKALRIVVTSVAFLSFLITLLVKDIYPEKGPKRPGQAE